A genomic region of Brienomyrus brachyistius isolate T26 chromosome 6, BBRACH_0.4, whole genome shotgun sequence contains the following coding sequences:
- the mxra8b gene encoding matrix remodeling-associated protein 8b, giving the protein MKTTKLKIVICHVFVAGFLTCVLGQIGQESVPTERHDVTAPIGSRLKLRCQSKRLVTGRDRLGDQQRVVHWDLFRGGPDYPQVERILDMFPSGDRRLYNELNKGRVNISKTAFVDGNFSLVIKGVSMNDRGIYTCHLHHHYCNLNETLKMQLNVTKSARKERRFWDGEKVVFVVLLNSTVTLPCVNRRPLWTRRQRESERQVVHWDLRAPWALPSSAERLVDLYSAGEPLWQHGSLFQPHRMSVPPEAFALGDFSLTISELQPPDEAVYICHMNHQYCGLRKSISYYVKLGPSLQPEDVPDKSPSTSGVDAPVVNVIISKHGSYLYILTILLIVIVIVVIFIVLLTCQFRKRGLDYHLRRTERGNTTTGDAGMDSVELKMCNQAHDRPDYKNNIWKERVDVSKLPSPKVIDLDTEMERRMWN; this is encoded by the exons ATGAAGACAACCAAACTGAAAATAGTGATTTGTCACG TGTTTGTTGCTGGCTTCCTCACTTGTG TGCTGGGGCAGATTGGCCAGGAGAGTGTGCCCACGGAGAGGCACGATGTGACCGCCCCCATCGGGTCACGCCTCAAGCTTCGGTGCCAAAGCAAGCGGCTGGTGACCGGGCGTGATCGCCTGGGCGACCAGCAGCGTGTGGTGCACTGGGACCTGTTCCGTGGCGGCCCAGACTACCCCCAGGTAGAGCGGATCCTGGACATGTTCCCCAGCGGCGACCGGCGACTCTACAACGAACTAAACAAGGGCCGCGTCAATATCTCCAAAACTGCATTTGTTGATGGAAACTTCTCCCTCGTCATCAAAG GGGTCAGTATGAATGACAGGGGCATTTACACATGTCACCTGCATCATCACTACTGCAACCTCAACGAGACCCTCAAAATGCAGCTCAATGTTACCAAGTCGG CACGTAAGGAGCGCCGCTTCTGGGATGGCGAGAAGGTCGTGTTCGTGGTGCTGCTGAACAGCACGGTGACCCTTCCCTGCGTAAACCGGCGCCCCCTGTGgaccaggaggcagcgggaATCCGAGCGGCAGGTGGTTCACTGGGACCTGCGGGCCCCTTGGGCCCTTCCCAGCAGCGCCGAGCGGCTCGTCGACCTGTACTCCGCCGGCGAGCCGCTGTGGCAGCATGGCTCGCTGTTCCAGCCTCACAGGATGTCGGTCCCCCCCGAGGCCTTCGCCCTGGGTGACTTTTCCCTCACCATCTCAGAGCTGCAGCCTCCCGACGAGGCCGTCTATATCTGCCACATGAACCACCAGTACTGCGGCCTGCGCAAGAGCATCAGCTACTACGTCAAATTGGGACCCTCCCTCCAGCCTGAAGACGTCCCAGATAAAAGCCCAA GCACCAGTGGTGTAGATGCGCCCGTGGTGAATGTCATCATATCCAAGCACGGAAGTTACCTCTACATCCTGACCATCCTCCTCATCGTCATCGTCATCGTCGTGATCTTCATCGTTTTGCTGACCTGCCAGTTCAGAAAGCGAG GGTTGGATTATCACCTACGCAGGACTGAACG GGGCAACACAACCACTGGTGATGCAGGGATGGACAGCGTGGAGTTGAAGATGTGTAACCAGGCACACGACAGGCCAG ACTACAAAAACAACATCTGGAAGGAAAGGGTGGACGTGTCGAAGCTCCCTTCTCCAAAAGTTATCGACTTGGACACAG AGATGGAACGAAGGATGTGGAATTAA